A single window of Rana temporaria chromosome 1, aRanTem1.1, whole genome shotgun sequence DNA harbors:
- the LOC120924778 gene encoding olfactory receptor 1019-like, with protein MGLHNKTVVSEFILVGLTENFRLKCILFVTFFFIYLLTLFQNLGLVVLISVDRKLHTPMYSFLRHLSFLDVCYSSSIMIRMLKDLASYNTSISVAGCELQMLSYIAFGVTECFLLAAMSYDRYVAICHPLTYLQIMSGRTILTLLVFSYFGGLVNAFVETGFSHFHLDFCEERPYIYHYYCDVIAVIQISCGDTGLNQMVLFAFAGFTEFSSLLVILVSYMYILVSVLRIRSSQGRRKAFSTCTSHLTVVTIFYGTVMFMYLRPSSDYSPEQGKVISVFFTIVIPFLNPLIYSLRNRDVKTSAQKMGVSILKNVRRFGIH; from the coding sequence ATGGGCCTGCACAACAAGACGGTCGTCTCGGAGTTCATACTGGTTGGATTAACGGAAAACTTCCGACTCAAATGTATTCTGTTTGTcacctttttctttatttaccTCTTGACTCTGTTTCAGaatttgggacttgtagttctcatcAGCGTAGACAGGAAACTCCACACCCCCATGTACAGTTTCTTGCGCCACTTATCGTTCCTCGACGTCTGCTACTCTTCATCCATCATGATAAGGATGCTGAAAGACTTGGCCTCCTATAATACGTCCATATCGGTCGCTGGATGCGAACTTCAGATGCTCTCTTATATTGCGTTTGGAGTAACTGAGTGTTTTCTTCTGGCGGCCATGTCCTACGACCGGTACGTGGCCATATGCCACCCGCTGACCTACCTCCAAATAATGAGCGGGAGGACCATCCTGACCCTTCTCGTCTTCTCCTACTTCGGAGGCTTGGTCAATGCCTTTGTTGAGACCGGCTTCTCGCACTTCCATCTGGACTTCTGTGAAGAACGCCCGTATATTTACCACTACTACTGTGACGTCATCGCCGTCATTCAGATTTCCTGTGGTGACACCGGACTCAATCAAATGGTCCTCTTCGCCTTTGCGGGTTTCACCGAGTTCTCCTCTCTGTTGGTGATCCTCGTGTCCTATATGTACATTTTGGTATCGGTCTTACGCATTCGTTCTTCCCAAGGACGCAGGAAGGCCTTCTCTACTTGTACGTCTCACTTGACGGTGGTGACTATATTTTACGGGACGGTCATGTTTATGTACCTCAGACCTTCATCTGACTACAGCCCAGAGCAAGGCAAAGTGATTTCTGTGTTTTTCACTATAGTCATTCCTTTTCTGAATCCTTTAATATACAGCCTGAGGAACCGCGACGTAAAAACCTCTGCCCAAAAAATGGGAGTTTCCATACTGAAGAACGTGAGGAGGTTTGGTATACATTGA